One Serratia liquefaciens genomic window, TGAGTGGCACCGGTGATTATTTAAAACAACAGTTCAAGTAAGAACTTTTTAACCAGGTAAAAAATCACATGTATAACCGTAGCGGAACTCAGGCCTACGCCCAGGTCAGTCTGGAAAGTGGCGTAATGAGCGCCAGCCCGCACCAGTTAATCGTGATGCTGTTCGACGGGGCGCTTAGCGCCCTGTTACGCGCACGGATACTGATGAATCAGGGTGATATCGCCGGCAAAGGACTGGCTCTGTCAAAGGCCATCAATATTATCGATAACGGCCTGAAAAGCGGTCTCGACCACCAGCAGGGCGGTGAAATGGCCGATAACCTGGCGGCGCTGTATGACTACATGAAACGGCGTCTGATGCAGGCCAATTTGCACAATGATGAAGCGGCAATCTCCGAAGTAGTGAAGCTGCTGGAAAATATTGCTGACGCCTGGCGCCAGATTGGCCCCAACTATCACCCTACTCAGGACGCCGTGTAATGGAACGTCAACAACAGCTGTTAGCCGCCTATCAGCAGGTGTATAGCCTGAGTAGCCAGATGATCGTTCTGGCACAGACGGAAAGATGGGAAGACCTGGTCGAGCTGGAACTGTCCTACGTGACGGCGGTGGAAAGAACCGCCGCTTTTACTGGCCAGGCCGGTCCTTCAATGGCGTTACAGGAATTGCTGCGCAATAAGCTGCAGCAAATCCTCGACAACGAGACCGAGCTAAAACGTCTGCTGCAGCAACGCATGGATCAATTGAAAGAATTAATCGGCCAGTCGACGCGCCAAAACGTGGTTAACAGCACTTACGGCCAGTTTCACGATCGCGCCCTGTTGCTGGGAGATCCGCAAATCAGATAAGCTCGCAGCAATAACGGCAACAATGGAATAGATAGCAGCATGCACTATTATTCCCCGGTTAAGTCAGAATATTAATCCATGCCATTTGAATTATTCAGATATTGGGTAATTAGAGAAAATGTGCAATTCGAGCCTTGCTCTCACTTTAATGGATAAATACCACTCCGACACGGACGTTTTCTGTTCAGCAGGAAATTGATTTTTGATAGATAAAACACGCTGTTGTGTTTCACAACCTATGGAAAGATGTTGCTCCAACGCCAATCAAAGCGTAAAGATATTCATAGATAATGGCTGCGAAATGAATATCGATGGAACGTACAATTAATCTTTGTCCAGGAATTGGTGCATCGGCACACATCATTCAGCATACTGAATTATTATTTCCTTCAGTCTATTTTGAACAACCGCACTTGTACCTGGTGCAGCAAGGCCACAAACGCGTACGCTGGCAACAGCGTGAAGTGGTGGCTCATGCGGGCGAGCTGTTGATTATCGATGGGGGCCAAACCGTGGATATTATCAACGAACTCTCTGAGGACGGGGTATTCAGCTGTCAGCTATTGACCTGCGACCCGCAGTTGCTCACCGTACCGCCGCCCCAGGTTGAAAGCACGGCCCCGACTCCCTTTGACGCGGTGATGGCATTATGCAATCTGCCCTGCGCGCTGATGCACAGTTTTGAGACCACCAGCCTGGCGCTGGCGCTCAAGCATCGTTTTCCCACGGTCATCATCCGCCATAAAATGCTGGAAATTCTGCTGTGGTTAAAACAATTCAATATCAGCTTTATTCATAACGAAGCCAGGAATTTAACCCAACGGGTACGCCGCTGTCTGGCCACCGATCCGCACAATATCTGGACGGCGGCCGAAGTCGCCGAAACCTTGTCAATGAGCGAGGTGGTGCTGCGACGCAAGCTGTCGGCGGAAAATACCGCGCTGCGTAATCTAATGATCGACGTACGCATGAGCAGCGCGCTGGCCCTGCTGCAATCTACCGATTGGCCGATATCGGCGATCGCCCAGCACGTGGGGTATGAAAGCGCTTCGCGGTTTGCCGAGCGCTTTCGCAAACGCTTCGGCTTTGCGCCCACCGCCATTCGCGGACATCAGCGGGCCATGGAACCCATGGCCATTCGCCCCGATCATTTCAGCATGATGCAAGCCCCGGAGTGATGGCTTCCGGCGTTAATTAAATCATTGAACAATGAAACTGTGGTTTATACCGGCAATATTGGCGCAAAACAGGCGGGTGGGATAGCATCGGCGAGCATTCGGGTCATCAGAAGTGAATAAACCATGCTCAACGAAAAACTGCTATTTTCCCTTGCGGTGCTGCTACTCGGCATATGGTTGCTGGGCCTGACGTACGAAGAAGACGCCATGCGGATGCTGGCGGGAAAATAAATCTGCAGGCCACAGCCGTGGCCCAGATTATTTTAGCTTTGCTTAATTAAAACGCTTATTAATACCACCAGAACGATCAGGATTAAAATACTTACCCCTTTCCATCTGCGTTCACTTTTGCTGCTCATTTTCTTATCCGGTAATTGAAAAACCTTAACCCGGAAATTATACCCCCGCATCCTGTGCAGCAATGTGAGTTAAACCGGGGTTTCTGCCCTGCTACTCCAGCGATTGACGTTCCCGACCAGGCGACCAAAACTCAAGATTGAATAACGGCAGGCGCAATCTGCGCCAATCGGGCCGGGAGTCGCGCAAGCAAATGGTCTACCGCCAGCCTGATTTTCAAGGGCTGGTAAGTGCGGCGAGGCCAGACGGCGTTAACCGGAAAATCAACGCTGGCGCAGTCGCGCATCAGCGCCATCAGCCGCCCCTCGACAAGGTGTTCGCGGGCCAGCCAATAAGGCAGCCAAACCACGCCGGCCCCGCTGACGGCGGCGTTGGTGATGGCTTGCATATCGTCCATCAGGATCCTGGCCGCTGGCCGTATCTCCTGCTGGCTGCCATCGGCATCCCTGAGTAGCCACCTCTGGACCATGCCGGCGCGCAAGTAACCTACCGCCTGATGCTGGCCAAGTTCCTGCAGCGAGTGCGGCTCACCGCAACGCTGCAAATAGGCCGGTGACGCACAGAATGTCATGCCGTGCTGGCCGAGCCGTCGACCAATCAGGCTGCTGCTGTCGGGCAAATCGCCGATACGAATGGCCAGATCGAACCCCTCTTCAATCAAATCCACCGTTCGATCGCTGAAGGAAAGTTCCAGCGTCAGCTGCGGGTGCTGTAACGCCAATTCCGTCAGCAGCGGCGCAATGCACAGGTGGCCGAACAGTACCGGCATCGACACCCGCAGCCGCCCGCTGGCCTGGACCTTACCGCTCTCCAACAAGGTTTCAGCGCTGTTGATGGTCGCCAACGCCTGCCGACAATGCTCATAGAACAGCACCCCTTCATCCGTCAGGCTTTGGCTGCGCGTAGTCCGCACAAACAGCATCACCCCGAGCCGCTGTTCCAGCCGCGAAATGATTTTGCTGACGGCGGAACGGGTCAGGTGCAGTTTTTCTGCGGCATTGGCAAAGCTGCCGGCTTCCGCCACGGCAACGAATATCGGTATTCCGCTTAGTTCACTTCGCATTCTATTGCGTCCACACAGGAATCAATGATGTGAAACACTATCACCACTGGTGAATATTCAGCAATGCTACCATGCATTATCTCGAATGCCACCGCGGCGAAACGGCTGCTGCATGGCTGTCCAACACAATCATAAGGAAAATTTTATGCACTCAATATTGGTACTCAAATCCAGCATTATGGGCGACCAATCCCACACCAATGGGCTGATCGACACCTTTTTGAGCGAACGCCGCGCCCGGGGGCTGCAGGATAACGTCGTGGTGCGTGACCTGGTGGATCTTAACCTGCCGGTGCTGGACGCTGAACTGTTCAGCGCTTTACGCGGCGGTGAAAACCCAAGCCAGCGGGCCAGAGCGGTGGTGGCACTTTCCGACCAATTAATCGCCGAACTCAAAGCCAGCGATCTGCTGGTGATAGGTGCGCCAATGTACAACCACAACGTGCCGACGCATCTGAAGAATTGGTTTGATTTGGTGGCGCGGGCGCGAGTGACGTTCAACTATACCGCGACCTACCCGATGGGGCTGGTTGAGGGCGTGCGCGCCCTGGTATTCAGTTCGCGTGGCGGCGTACACGTCGGCAGCGAAACCGATGCGGTCACCCCCTACCTGCGTTCAGTGCTGGGTTTGATGGGCATCAAGGAAGTGCAATTCGTGTATGCCGAAGGTCTGGATATGAAACCTCATGGCCGG contains:
- the fliS gene encoding flagellar export chaperone FliS, whose product is MYNRSGTQAYAQVSLESGVMSASPHQLIVMLFDGALSALLRARILMNQGDIAGKGLALSKAINIIDNGLKSGLDHQQGGEMADNLAALYDYMKRRLMQANLHNDEAAISEVVKLLENIADAWRQIGPNYHPTQDAV
- a CDS encoding FMN-dependent NADH-azoreductase gives rise to the protein MHSILVLKSSIMGDQSHTNGLIDTFLSERRARGLQDNVVVRDLVDLNLPVLDAELFSALRGGENPSQRARAVVALSDQLIAELKASDLLVIGAPMYNHNVPTHLKNWFDLVARARVTFNYTATYPMGLVEGVRALVFSSRGGVHVGSETDAVTPYLRSVLGLMGIKEVQFVYAEGLDMKPHGRDSGLAAARHQIVELFS
- a CDS encoding LysR family transcriptional regulator, with translation MRSELSGIPIFVAVAEAGSFANAAEKLHLTRSAVSKIISRLEQRLGVMLFVRTTRSQSLTDEGVLFYEHCRQALATINSAETLLESGKVQASGRLRVSMPVLFGHLCIAPLLTELALQHPQLTLELSFSDRTVDLIEEGFDLAIRIGDLPDSSSLIGRRLGQHGMTFCASPAYLQRCGEPHSLQELGQHQAVGYLRAGMVQRWLLRDADGSQQEIRPAARILMDDMQAITNAAVSGAGVVWLPYWLAREHLVEGRLMALMRDCASVDFPVNAVWPRRTYQPLKIRLAVDHLLARLPARLAQIAPAVIQS
- a CDS encoding helix-turn-helix transcriptional regulator; this encodes MERTINLCPGIGASAHIIQHTELLFPSVYFEQPHLYLVQQGHKRVRWQQREVVAHAGELLIIDGGQTVDIINELSEDGVFSCQLLTCDPQLLTVPPPQVESTAPTPFDAVMALCNLPCALMHSFETTSLALALKHRFPTVIIRHKMLEILLWLKQFNISFIHNEARNLTQRVRRCLATDPHNIWTAAEVAETLSMSEVVLRRKLSAENTALRNLMIDVRMSSALALLQSTDWPISAIAQHVGYESASRFAERFRKRFGFAPTAIRGHQRAMEPMAIRPDHFSMMQAPE
- the fliT gene encoding flagella biosynthesis regulatory protein FliT; amino-acid sequence: MERQQQLLAAYQQVYSLSSQMIVLAQTERWEDLVELELSYVTAVERTAAFTGQAGPSMALQELLRNKLQQILDNETELKRLLQQRMDQLKELIGQSTRQNVVNSTYGQFHDRALLLGDPQIR